In one Nicotiana tomentosiformis chromosome 6, ASM39032v3, whole genome shotgun sequence genomic region, the following are encoded:
- the LOC104118705 gene encoding integrin-linked protein kinase 1-like isoform X2: protein MCKNIFASLILHRIKHVLFSGLKMEVAAQLKRGILRQFSTGSFRKSGKFSFKRQNSFDPRRNNLRFSFGRQSSLDPIRRSCSNENGELSVPDNLDSTMQLLFMACKGDVKGVQDLLDEGIDVNSIDLDGRTALHIAACEGHVEVVKLLLSRKANMDGRDRWGSTAVADAKYYGNAEIYNILKARGAKAPKIRKTPMAVANPREVPEYELNPLELQIRISDGISKGSYQIAKWNGTKVSVKILDKDSYTDPESMYVSAALQFPYHV, encoded by the exons atgtGTAAAAATATTTTTGCATCCTTAATTCTTCATCGGATCAAGCATGTGTTATTTTCTGG GTTAAAAATGGAGGTGGCAGCGCAGTTAAAGAGAGGGATATTGAGGCAATTCTCAACAGGATCCTTTAGGAAGAGCGGAAAATTCAGTTTCAAGAGGCAGAATTCATTCGATCCAAGGAGGAATAATTTGAGGTTCAGTTTCGGCAGGCAGTCGTCGCTTGATCCGATTCGAAGGAGTTGTTCGAATGAAAATGGCGAGCTGAGTGTGCCAGACAATCTCGATTCGACGATGCAGCTGTTATTCATGGCGTGTAAAGGGGATGTGAAGGGAGTTCAGGACTTGTTGGATGAAGGCATTGATGTGAACAGCATCGATTTGGATGGGAGGACTGCTCTTCACATTGCTGCCTGTGAAGGCCATGTGGAAGTTGTCAAGCTTCTGTTGAGTAGGAAGGCTAATATGGATGGCCGTGATCGCTGGGGTAGCACG GCAGTAGCTGATGCCAAATACTATGGAAATGCTGAAATTTACAACATTTTGAAGGCCCGTGGAGCCAAAGCGCCA AAAATCAGAAAGACGCCAATGGCTGTAGCAAATCCTCGAGAAGTTCCAGAATATGAACTAAACCCTCTGGAACTTCAAATCCGCATAAGTGATGGAATCTCAAAG GGTTCATATCAAATTGCCAAATGGAATGGAACGAAAGTTTCGGTAAAGATACTTGACAAGGATAGCTATACAGACCCTGAAAGCATGTATGTTTCAGCTGCTCTGCAATTCCCATATCATGTGTGA
- the LOC104118705 gene encoding integrin-linked protein kinase 1-like isoform X1 — MEVAAQLKRGILRQFSTGSFRKSGKFSFKRQNSFDPRRNNLRFSFGRQSSLDPIRRSCSNENGELSVPDNLDSTMQLLFMACKGDVKGVQDLLDEGIDVNSIDLDGRTALHIAACEGHVEVVKLLLSRKANMDGRDRWGSTAVADAKYYGNAEIYNILKARGAKAPKIRKTPMAVANPREVPEYELNPLELQIRISDGISKGSYQIAKWNGTKVSVKILDKDSYTDPESMYVSAALQFPYHV, encoded by the exons ATGGAGGTGGCAGCGCAGTTAAAGAGAGGGATATTGAGGCAATTCTCAACAGGATCCTTTAGGAAGAGCGGAAAATTCAGTTTCAAGAGGCAGAATTCATTCGATCCAAGGAGGAATAATTTGAGGTTCAGTTTCGGCAGGCAGTCGTCGCTTGATCCGATTCGAAGGAGTTGTTCGAATGAAAATGGCGAGCTGAGTGTGCCAGACAATCTCGATTCGACGATGCAGCTGTTATTCATGGCGTGTAAAGGGGATGTGAAGGGAGTTCAGGACTTGTTGGATGAAGGCATTGATGTGAACAGCATCGATTTGGATGGGAGGACTGCTCTTCACATTGCTGCCTGTGAAGGCCATGTGGAAGTTGTCAAGCTTCTGTTGAGTAGGAAGGCTAATATGGATGGCCGTGATCGCTGGGGTAGCACG GCAGTAGCTGATGCCAAATACTATGGAAATGCTGAAATTTACAACATTTTGAAGGCCCGTGGAGCCAAAGCGCCA AAAATCAGAAAGACGCCAATGGCTGTAGCAAATCCTCGAGAAGTTCCAGAATATGAACTAAACCCTCTGGAACTTCAAATCCGCATAAGTGATGGAATCTCAAAG GGTTCATATCAAATTGCCAAATGGAATGGAACGAAAGTTTCGGTAAAGATACTTGACAAGGATAGCTATACAGACCCTGAAAGCATGTATGTTTCAGCTGCTCTGCAATTCCCATATCATGTGTGA